The sequence GCCATCGCCGCGGGCATACTCTGGTCCGTCCTGGTGGGCGGGTAAGTGCGGTGAATACATCGAACCCTTAAAACGAGGGAACCAACGTGAAGAAAAAAGTCCATTTCATGTGCACCACGTTCCGCGACGGATTCCAGTCCGTTTACGGCGCGCGCGTCTTCACCCGGGACTTCATGCCCGCCGTGGAAGCGGCGCGGGACGCGGGGATCGACTACTTCGAAGCCGGCGGCGGGGCCCTGTTCCAGTCGCCCTATTTCTACTGCAACGAGGACGCCTTCGAGCGGATGGACGCCATCCGGGAGGCGGTGGGCCCGGACGCCAACCTGCAGACCCTGTCCCGGGGCGTGAACGTGGTCGGACTGGATTCGCAGCCCAGCGACATCATCCGGCTGCACGCCGAGTTGTTCAAAAAGCACGGCATGACGACCATCCGGAACTTCGACGCCCTGAACGACGTGGAGAATCTCGTGCACAGCGGCCGGTGCATCACGGAAGCCGGTCTCAGGCACCAGGTGTGCGTCACCGTCATGGAACTGCCCCCGGGCTGCGCGGGCGCCCACGACGCGGCGTTCTACACGGACACGTTCAGGAAGATCCTCGACGCGGACATCCCCTTCGACTCGGTGTGTTTCAAGGACGCGTCGGGCACGGCCGTGCCCTCCAAGGTGTTTGAATCCGTCAAGGCCGCCCGGAAGCTGCTGCCCGAGGGGACCTGGATCCACTACCACACCCACGACACGGTCGGCATCTCCGTCGCGGCGTACCAGGCGGCGCTCGAAGCCGGCGCCGACGCCATCGACCTCGCCTTCGCGCCCGTGTCGGGCGGCACTTCCCAGCCGGACATCCTCGTCATGTGGCACGCGCTCCGCGGGACGGACTACGACCTGGACATCGACCCGGACGGCGTGCGCGAAGCGGCGGAGATCCTGAAGGAATGCATGGAAGACTATTTCCTGCCGCCCGAGGCCGTGGCCGTGGAGCCTTTGCTTCCCTGGAGTCCCATGCCGGGCGGCGCGCTGACCGCCAACACGCAGATGCTCCGGGACAACGGGATCATGGACCGCTATCCCGCCATCATCAAGGCCATGAGCGAGGTCGTGGAGAAGGGCGGGTACGGCACGTCGGTCACGCCCGTTTCCCAGTTTTACTTCCAGCAGGCTTTCAACAACGTGATGATGGGCCCCTGGAAGAAGATCGCGGAGGACTACGGACGGATGGTGCTGGGCTATTTCGGCCGGACGCCCGTGCCTCCGGACCCGGTGGTCGTGAACATCGCCTCGGAGCAGCTCGGCCTGCCGCCCAACCGGCGGCCGGTGCTGGAACTCAACGACAACGATCCGAAGAAGGGTGTCGAGGCGGCGCGCAGCGCGCTGAAAGAAGCCGGGATAGAGGACACGGACGAGAACATCTTCATCGTCGCGGCATGCGGCGAGCGGGGGCTGGCCTTCCTCAAGGGCGAAGGGTTCATCGGCGTCCGCAAGAAGTCACCGGCCGACCAGGAGGTGCCGGAGGAGGACGCGATGGCCTCGACGGACGGTCCCCGCGGATACCAGGTGACCGTCAACGGCCGGAGTTACGCGCTGCGGATCGAGGGGAAGACGGCGATCGTGAACGGCAAGGCCTATGACGTCGACCTGCAGCCCGATCAGTCCGAGGCCGCGACAGAGGCGGCGGAACGCGCCGGGACCACGCCGGTCATCGCCCCGATCCCCGGGAAAGTGCTCAAGGTGGCGGTCACGCCCGGACAGGCCGTCGCGGAAGGGGACGTCATCGTGGTCCTGGAAGCCATGAAGATGGAAATGCAGGTCACCGCCGACGTGGCCGGAACCGTGACCCATGTCTCCATAAACCCCGGCGTCCAGGTGATCGCGGGCCAGACGCTGGCCTACCTGGGTTGAGTACCCTCGATCCGGATTCCCAGGGCTGGAACGTCGCATGGCCGGGTTTCCCATACAACGTATCCGGGTAGAAGAGCGCTTGTTGAACGCGGCTCGCGTTCTGAACGCGCCTCGTCTGCGGGACGCGACCGGCATGTTGCACGCGGCCGGCATGTTGAATGCGGCTCGCAAACTGCGCCGGGCGGTTGTCTGCAGCCTCTTGCTGCTCGCCTTCCCCGCTTCTCCCGCCTACACCCAGTCCCCGGCCACCGGCCCCTTCATGCAGCGCGACCAGTTCCCCGTAAGAATGTTGTTCCTCGGACTGCGCCCGGAGTCCGGGCACCTTCTTCCGCGCAGATCAATCCAGTGGGCTGTTCAGTTCGACTACGCCAATACCTACGCGAGCACCTTTCCCGTGGGCGATACTCTGATCGCCGACGACTACTACCGGGCCGCGCCGGCGGACGAGTATCGGCTTTACGTGGATACGGAATCCCTGCGACTGTCGGTGGACCTGGACTGGCGGGTCGCGTCGAGGCTGCAAGTCGGCATGACACTGCCTTTCCTGAAGCACGGCGGCGGTTTTCTGGACGGCGTGATAGAGGGGTTCCACGGCGCGTTCAACCTGACCAACGGGGGCCGGGAGTGGGCTCCCAGGAACGACTATGGCGTATTCGTCGTACGGAACCGCCGTTTCTGGATCCGGAGCGTGGAGTCCACCGCCTTCCGACCGGGAGACCTCGTGTTACGGATGAAGACTCCGTTGAACCTAGGCAGAGAGGGATTCGATCTGGCCTTTGCCGGCGCCGTGAAGCTGCCCACGGGCAACCTGGAAACGCTGACCGGTAGCGGGGGATGGGATCTCCAGGCGGCGTTGTTCGCAACCTGGCGTCCTGGATGGTCGAAGCAGGACATGGTCTTTCACGTCAACCTCGCCCACAGCCGGCTGGGCAAACCGACCCAGGGCGAGGGGTTCCCCCTGCGGTCCATCACGACGCTCGTACTGGCCTTCGAATACCGGACCACGGGCCGGCTCGCGGCGCTGCTCCAGACGCTGGTCAACATCGGTCCCTTTCCCAGCAGCAGGCTGGGACCCTTGAATCGCACGGCCATCGAGGCGACCGCCGGCGTGCGGTACGCCCTGTCCGAGTCGCTGTCGCTCGATGCCGGTCTGACCGAAAACCTCAGCCAGTACCAGAACACCCCCGATGTGGGGCTGCATATCGGTATCGTATGGAGGACGCCCTAGCGGCCGCCGCGCGGGACGACGTCTATAGGCTGTACTGTGCCGGACGACGCCGTGGCGACGGTGCGAGCGGGCGTCCTGGCGGTCGGCGCATCGGGAATCTGTGAAAATCAGTAGGTATCACCATGAGAAGAAAGCACTCCCGGATACTCTTCAACTCCCACGGAAGGCTGGGTGTGATTGATCTGGATGCCTCCGTGGCCGACTTGGACGTGCGGGTCTGGTATCCGAATCCGGACACTCCGGGTATGGACAGCTGGAGTTGGGGACCCGTCTTTGAAGACCGCCGCAGGGTCATTCTGTCCGGCTACGAACCCGGCAAGGCCTGGGAAGGCAATGTGCGGGTCCATCTCTGGATATACGACCTGCAGGAAGACCGGCTGCTGGAGGAGATCGTCCTGAAGAACCGGCCCGCGCCTTTCATGGGGTGCACCCACATCCTGCCGGGCGAGGATCGCCTCGTGACGAACCCGATCATCGACGGGAAACAGCGCATCTGGACCATGGACCTGGACGGATCCGATCCACGGGAGATCACGGGCGCGGAGGACGGGTTCGTCTACTGCGTGCAGATCAGCCCGGACGGACGCAGGTTCGCCTACCATTCCACCATGCTGAAAGGCCGTGACAGCTACTGCATTTTCGTATCGGACCTGGGCGGAGGAAACCGGGTGGAAGTCGCTGGGGCGCAGGGGCACCTGTACTTCGGTCCCATGTGGTCGCCGGACGGGAAGTGGCTGATCTACCAGGACTGCCGCTATCCCGACGACCCGGGACACGACTGGTCCGATCTCTGCCTCGGCAGTCCCGACGGCCCCGATGACGCGCTTCACCGGAAGGTCACCACGGGACAGCGCCAGTGGTTCGCCACGTCCTACGGCAACCCGAACTCGCGGGGTAGCGGTTCCAACATCGCCCAGTGGACCCCGGACGGCAAAAGGGTCACCTACACCCGCGCGGAGCCCGGCTCCCGGACGGCCTGGCCCTACCAGGCGCAACTGCCGGACACCGACCACTTCAACCGGGACTACTTTCCGGAAGACGCCCGCGGCGGCACCGCCATCTGCCTCCTCGATCCCTTCACGGGGGAGGAATCGGAGTTCATTCCCTACGAACCCCTGGTGTGGAACTTCCGATCCGCCTGGTCGCGGGATGGTTCGCAGTTTGCCTTCTGCCGCGCCGAGGTGGGATCACCGAGCGGTATCTGGCTGGTCGATGCCGACGGCGGCAATGCGCGGATGCTGACGGACGGATACGAACACCTGGGTGCGGATCACCCGGTGTGGGTGGGGTAGTGCCCCTCAATCAAGTCCGAGTTGAAAAGAAGAACGATCGTTTTCGGGTACCCACTGCCCTCGAAGGATGTTTTCCGCTTCTTCCAAATCGGTCGAAATACCGTACGCACCGCCCGCTACCCCGATTCCTGGAACCAGCTGGAAAGCCTCATCGCCAGATTCAGTCGAAATCAGCGTTCCTGCTTCCGGATCACAAGAGACTATTCCACGTCGGTTGGGTATCCCGTTCATCCACGTACTGAACACCTCGTCGGGCGGTACGCACACTCCGGTGCCTTCCAACCACAGGACCAGGAGATCGAGTTGGGTGAATGAACGCGGTAACGGTCCGGAGAGTTCGGCAATGTCACGGAGAAGCAACACTGCCAGGTTTTCGAGATCTCCAAGTTCTTCAGGTATGCCACCGGACAACTGGTTGGCAGAGAGTGACATCCTTGAAAGGCTGTGCATACGCCCCAGCTCACCGGGGATATTACCTGTCAGCCGGTTACTGTAAAGCCACAACGTTCGAAGGTTCTCCAGTTGTCCGAGTTCGGGCGGTATGTCGCCCGTCAATTGGTTGTTATCCAGCCACAACGTTTGAAGGTTCTCCAACTGCCCAAGTTCAGGAGGAATGTTACCAGTAAGCCGGTTGTTGAAAAGCAACAGCCTGGTGAGGTTCTTCAGTTGACCGAGTTCGGGCGGTATGCTTCCCTCCAGTTGATTGTCGAATAACTCAAATACACGCAGGTTCTTCAGTTGCCCGAATTCCACGGGTATAGTACCTGTCAACTCGTTACCGTAGAGGAACAATCTCTCCAGGCTATCCATTTGTCCGAGTTCAGGTGGGATGTTACCCGTCAGCCGGTTCCTAGATACGGAAAACCACTCGAGGTTCTTAAGTTGACCCAGTTCAGGCGGTATGTTGCCTGTCAGGCGGTTTTCCAACAATGGAAGCGTCTCCAGGTACTTGAGTTGGCCGAGTTCGGGCGGGATGTTGCCCGTCAAGCGGTTACTGGGCAGTTCCAGTCGTGTAAGATGCTCCAGTTGTCCGAATTCGGGTGGGATGTTGCCCGTCAAGTGGTTAAACCTTAATACCAGGCTGGCCAAGCTCCTGAGCCGGGAGAGTTCGGGAGGCAGCGCCCCACGCAGGTTGTTTTCGTTCAATACCAGGGCCGTCACGTGCCCGTTGGCATCGGTGGACACACCGTACCATTCGCCGAGTGGCGCGTCACTCAGCCAGTTCGTGTTGATCGTCCAGTGCTCACCGTTCGTACTGTTGTAGAATGTGACGAGGACATTTCGTTCCGGGTTGCATTCCGTCAACCCACGCACGTTGGCGATTGAATCACGCCATTCCCGGAACGCCGCGTCCGGGGGCAAACACAGTTGCGTGCCCACATCCCACATTATGGAGAGGGTGAGATGGAGGAATGAACGGGGCAACGGACCGGAGAGGGTCCTGTTGGCGTCAACAAACAGTATGATGAGGTTTTCAAGGTTCCCCAATTCAGACGGGATGTTCCCAGTTAAGCCGTTATGGGCCAGATCGAGTTCCCGGAGGTTTACGAGTTGACCGAGTTCCGGTGGTATGTATCCCGTCAACTCGTTATTGCGCAGAACCAGCTTCCGGAGTTCTTCCAGCTTTGCGATTTCCGCCGGCAGGGAGCCTTTCAGGTTATTGTCGAACAGGTGCAGTTCCTCCACTCGTCCGTCATCGTTCAGACTCACTCCG is a genomic window of Gemmatimonadota bacterium containing:
- a CDS encoding serine/threonine protein kinase, which encodes MRRKHSRILFNSHGRLGVIDLDASVADLDVRVWYPNPDTPGMDSWSWGPVFEDRRRVILSGYEPGKAWEGNVRVHLWIYDLQEDRLLEEIVLKNRPAPFMGCTHILPGEDRLVTNPIIDGKQRIWTMDLDGSDPREITGAEDGFVYCVQISPDGRRFAYHSTMLKGRDSYCIFVSDLGGGNRVEVAGAQGHLYFGPMWSPDGKWLIYQDCRYPDDPGHDWSDLCLGSPDGPDDALHRKVTTGQRQWFATSYGNPNSRGSGSNIAQWTPDGKRVTYTRAEPGSRTAWPYQAQLPDTDHFNRDYFPEDARGGTAICLLDPFTGEESEFIPYEPLVWNFRSAWSRDGSQFAFCRAEVGSPSGIWLVDADGGNARMLTDGYEHLGADHPVWVG
- a CDS encoding DUF3187 family protein: MAGFPIQRIRVEERLLNAARVLNAPRLRDATGMLHAAGMLNAARKLRRAVVCSLLLLAFPASPAYTQSPATGPFMQRDQFPVRMLFLGLRPESGHLLPRRSIQWAVQFDYANTYASTFPVGDTLIADDYYRAAPADEYRLYVDTESLRLSVDLDWRVASRLQVGMTLPFLKHGGGFLDGVIEGFHGAFNLTNGGREWAPRNDYGVFVVRNRRFWIRSVESTAFRPGDLVLRMKTPLNLGREGFDLAFAGAVKLPTGNLETLTGSGGWDLQAALFATWRPGWSKQDMVFHVNLAHSRLGKPTQGEGFPLRSITTLVLAFEYRTTGRLAALLQTLVNIGPFPSSRLGPLNRTAIEATAGVRYALSESLSLDAGLTENLSQYQNTPDVGLHIGIVWRTP
- a CDS encoding biotin/lipoyl-binding protein; the protein is MKKKVHFMCTTFRDGFQSVYGARVFTRDFMPAVEAARDAGIDYFEAGGGALFQSPYFYCNEDAFERMDAIREAVGPDANLQTLSRGVNVVGLDSQPSDIIRLHAELFKKHGMTTIRNFDALNDVENLVHSGRCITEAGLRHQVCVTVMELPPGCAGAHDAAFYTDTFRKILDADIPFDSVCFKDASGTAVPSKVFESVKAARKLLPEGTWIHYHTHDTVGISVAAYQAALEAGADAIDLAFAPVSGGTSQPDILVMWHALRGTDYDLDIDPDGVREAAEILKECMEDYFLPPEAVAVEPLLPWSPMPGGALTANTQMLRDNGIMDRYPAIIKAMSEVVEKGGYGTSVTPVSQFYFQQAFNNVMMGPWKKIAEDYGRMVLGYFGRTPVPPDPVVVNIASEQLGLPPNRRPVLELNDNDPKKGVEAARSALKEAGIEDTDENIFIVAACGERGLAFLKGEGFIGVRKKSPADQEVPEEDAMASTDGPRGYQVTVNGRSYALRIEGKTAIVNGKAYDVDLQPDQSEAATEAAERAGTTPVIAPIPGKVLKVAVTPGQAVAEGDVIVVLEAMKMEMQVTADVAGTVTHVSINPGVQVIAGQTLAYLG